GGAACAGGCCCTGGCAAACAAAGGGCTTCTGCGCGTGTCGGAACGGACGGGCATTCCCATCATCGCCACAAACGATGCGCATTACCTGAACGCGGCGGATGCTTCCTGGCACGAGGTGCTGCTGTGCGTACAGACCAACAGCACCATCAACGACCCAGGACGGTACCGTTTCGGTGCTTCGGATTTCTATCTTCGATCCCCCGAGGAAATGTGGATGCTCTTTGGAGACGAGCTACCCCATGCGTTGAAGAACACCGTGGAGATCGCCGAGCGCTGTTCCGTGTCCTTTGTCTTCGGACAGTACCAGTTGCCGCATTTTTCGCTCCCTGAAGGTGAGACGCTTGAATCCCACTTGGAGCGCGTTGCCCGGGAAGGACTGCTTTCACGCTTTCCCGAGGGACCCGGAGCTGAGTACGAAAAAAGACTGGAGTACGAACTCGGCGTCATCAACCAGATGGGGTTTGCCGGATACTTTCTGATTGTGGCCGATTTCATCAATGCGGCGAAAGAGCGAAGCATCCCCGTCGGCCCCGGACGCGGCTCCGCTGCGGGGTCGCTTGTCGCGTACGCACTGCGGATCACGGAACTCGATCCCATACGATACACACTTCTTTTCGAGCGTTTTCTCAATCCCGAGCGCATCAGCATGCCCGATATCGACACGGATATCTCCGACAAACGCCGGGACGAGGTCCTGGAATACGTGGTGCAGAAATACGGAAGAGAGAACGTATCGCAGATCATCACTTTCGACCGAATGAAGAGCAAGGCCGCCGTCAAGGACGTGGCGAGAGCGCTCGCCATTCCCTATGCCGAGGCGGACAAGGTGGCGAAACTGATCCCGGACGGTGTGAAGAGCATTTCCGAGGCAGTTGAAAAGTCTCCGGACCTGGCTGCGCTCAGGAAGGCGGATGCCGCTGTGGCCAACCTCCTCGACGTGGCGGGAAGCATCGAGGGTCTTGCACGGCATTGCTCACAGCACGCGGCGGGAGTGGTCATCGCTCCCACAGCCATCACGGATATCGTGCCGGTTCGGCGCATAGGGAACGATCAGGTGGTCACACAGTTCGCCATGGAGCCGGTGGAAAAGCTCGGGCTGGTCAAAATGGACTTTCTCGGCCTCCGGACCCTCTCCCTTATCGAGGACACGCTGGCGAACATCGCGTCCAACGGGAAAACCGTTCCCGACGTGAACCGAATACCCCTGGACGATGCCGCCACATTCCGGTTGCTTCAGGCGGCGGACACTATGGGCATCTTCCAGCTTGAATCGGGCGGCATGCGGCAACTCCTGAAACGGCTCAAACCAGATACGTTTGAGGACATCATCGCCGTGTTGGCCCTCTACCGCCCGGGACCTCTGGAGAGCGGCATGGTGGACCAGTACATCAAACGGAAGCACGGACAGGCTCCAGTGGAATATCTGCATCCACGTCTCGAGGAGGTTCTGAGGGAAACATACGGGGTGATCCTTTATCAGGAGCAGGTCATGAAAATCGCTTCAGAACTCGCGGGATTCAGCCTCGGCGAAGCGGATCTGTTGCGACGGGCCATGGGAAAGAAAAAAGAGGACGTTATGCTGCAACAAAAGGGAGCTTTTGTCGAGGGATGTGTAGCTCAGGGCGTCTCCCGAGAAAAGGCGGAGGAAATCTTCGACATCATTCTGGTCTTCGCCGGATATGGATTCAACAAATCTCACAGTGCAGCCTACGCTCTCATCAGCTATCAGACCGCCTATCTCAAGGCACACTATCGGGCGGAATTCCTCGCGGCGTTTCTGTCCAGCCAGATTGGGTCGAAGATGGACGTGCTCGCCCGATATGTCCGGGCTGTGCGGGAATCAGGTGTGCAAGTGAGTCCTCCTCATGTCAACGAATCTGGAGCGAATTTCACCGTGGTTGACGAGGTGATACGGTTTGGTTTGAGTGCGGTGGCGCGGGTGGGAGATACGGCAGTGGAGGCGATTCTCGCAGCACGTCTCAAGGAAGGACCGTTTCGCTCCCTCTGGAACTTCTGCAACCGTGTGGACCTTCGCGTCGTCAACAGATCCATCGTCGAAAACCTTGTCAAGGCCGGTGCCTTCGATGGGCTTGGAGGCAACAGGAGGCAGCTTCTCCAGGTGCTCGAGGAATTCATTCGTCATGTTCAGGCTCAGGAAAAGCAGGGAGCGCAGCGTTCGCTCTTCGAGATCGCCCCGGAGGACGAAGCTCCTGAAGAACCTCCGCTTCCGAATCTCGACGAGTATTCCAGAAACGAACTCCTCGAATTCGAGAAGGAGACCCTGGGGCTCTATCTTTCCGGTCATCCTCTTGAGCAGGAGATGGCGCGCTTTCTCCGATACGCCACCTGCACCATTGAAGACCTTGCTCACTGGACGTCTCCGGATGTTCCCGCAACCGTGGGTGGTATGATCGTAGCGGCCCAGGAGAAGTACACGAAACGGGGAGAGCCCATGGGTATCCTTGAAATAGAAGACACGAATGCGAAGATCGAAGTGGTATGCTTTCCAAAAACCTGGATGAAAGCAAAAGCTTTGGCCGTTTCCGGGAACTACGTGCTCGTTCTAGGAAAAATCCAGGATAGAGGTGGCTTGAATCTGCTTGCGGACGAGGTTCTCCTCCTGGATCAGGCCGAACGGGAAAGAGCACCGTGGATGCGTTTGCACGTTGATTCCTTTGGTCTGGATGCGACCCGTATCCGCGACTTGGTTCGGGAACTCAAGGGGAATCCCGGGCCAAATCCGGTTCTCCTCGAAATCGCTGAGCAGGGAAGATCCACGCTGATCAGGTTGAAGGACGTGAAGGTGGCTGCCCAGGAGCCCTTTGCGACACGTCTCAGCGAAATGCTCGACGGCGCGGTGGAGGTTCGTGTGTAGTAGAGTAGTTTGAGTCGGGTTTCTCTGGTGGAGGTGGCTGTGTCATGCGGGAGAAGGAGACGACGGGTGCGGCAACCGAGTCTGTCTTGAGCGATTTCGTCCTTGTCCATGCCCTGGAGGACGGTGTTACCGTCATCGGATTGACACGGGGACAGGAAACACGGTTTACTCATACGGAAAAGCTGGACAAGGGCGAAGTCTGGGTTTCCCAGTTCACGGAACACACGTCTGCCATGAAGATTCGCGGGAAGGCCCTCATCATTACAAAACATGGGAGCGTCACGAGCGGAGGGAGAGAAAAATGAGAAAAGTCAAGATCGTCTGCACCCTTGGGCCCGCATGCGGTGATTACGATACCTTGCGTGCCATGGCGGCGGCAGGGATGAACGTGGCGCGTTTCAACTTCAGTCACGGATCCTACGAGGGACATGGCTTGAACCTTGACCAGGTCAGAAATGTGGAGCGGGAACTCAAACGTCCCATAGCGACGCTTCTGGATACAAAGGGGCCTGAAATCCGTACGGGTAGGCTGAAGAACGGAAAATCCGTGAACCTGGTCCCTGGAAAGAAAATGCTTCTGATTCCCGACGACGGATCGGAGGGAGACGAGTCCTGCGTGGGAATCAGTTATGCAAAGCTTGCGGACGAACTGCAGGTGGGGCAGGATCTCTTCATCGACGACGGGACCCTGCATCTTCGGGTCGAAAAGATCGACGAGACGGAGGTACACTGTGTTGTTCTCGTGGGCGGAGAGCTGGGAGAGCGAAAGGGAGTCAACATTCCGGACGCGGAACTCTCGGTACCGACCCTGACGGAAAAAGACATCGAAGATATCCGCTGGGGCGTGGCTCACGAGATGGAATTTATCGCCGTCTCTTTCGTGCGCACCCGTGCTGATGTCATGGAAGTCCGTCGGATCATTGAGGAATTTCAGGGACACATGAAGATCATCGCGAAGATCGAAACAAAACAGGCGGTGCAAAACCTGGAGGAAATCGCCCAAGTCGTCGACGGCATGATGGTCGCCCGGGGGGATTTGGGTGTGGAGATGCCCACGGAGGATGTCCCTCTCGAACAGAAGCGCATTATCGACATCTGCCGCTCCCAGGGAAAACCGGTCATCGTCGCTACCCAGATGCTCGACTCCATGATCCGGAATCCCCGCCCGACGAGAGCCGAGGCGAACGACGTGGCCAACGCCGTTCTCGACGGAGCCGACGCAGTGATGCTTTCGGGAGAGACGGCGAAGGGGAAATATCCTGTCCTGGCCGTGGAGACCATGTCGAAAATCGTCACCAGAGTCGAGCGGGAGATGGAGAAATGGTCTCGCCACAGCACGATTCCCGTGGCGACAACCTCTGTTCCCGATGCAGTGAGCCACGCCGCCGTGCAGATTGCCAAGGACATGAAGGCCCGGAGCATTATCTGTCTTACCCGGAGCGGCAGCACCGCGAGCATGGTGAGCAAGTATCGGCCCGCGTGTTCCCTTTTGGCCACGACTCCTCTCGTCAGGACGTGGAGACAGCTTGCGCTCGTCTGGGGAGCCTATTCCGTTCTGAAGGAGGAAGCCCCCACGGCGGAAGAGGCTCTCGAGGCAGGGCTCGCGGCCGCACTCGAAGAGGGCCTTGTCAATGAAGGCGACCTTGTTGTGGTCACCGCCGGCGTTCCCGTGGGCATTCCGGGAACGACCAACATGGTTCAGGTGCACACCATCGGCCGCATTCTTGTGAAAGGGCTTTCCCTCATCCGCAAGGAAGCTGTGGGACACGTGTGCAAGGCCACGACGCCCAAGGAAGCCCTGGAGAAGATGCGGCCGGGGGATGTGCTCGTGGTGCGCCAAACCGACAAGGACTATCTACCTGCCATGAAAAAAGCCTCGGCGATCATCGCCGAGGAAGGCGGGCTGACCAGCCACGCGGCCATCGTGGCTCTGGAGCTGAACATCCCCTGCGTGGTGAGTGCGGAAAAAGCCATGGAAGTCCTGCAGGATAATGTTCTTCTCACGGTTGACGGTTCCAGAGGAGTCGTTTACCAGGGGCGGGTCAAACTGCATTGACGACGGGACACTGTGGGGCATGAAGCGCTCACCGGGGCAAGGATGGCAAGAAGCCCACGCCGGTGTCACACGCGAGAACGGTGCCTTCACGGAGGAGGCGTCTCCCGGGGATCTTCTCGCTCGTCTGCGGGCGGTACATCCCCCTGTGTCGACGCTTCCCTGGGAGCTTTGTACGCTCGGCCCGTTTCCGCTGAGTGCCGTGCTGCTTCCCTTTGTTCGGATCCGGGGGGAACTTTTCCTTCTCCTTGAAGAGCGAAGCGATGGTTTGCGAGCACACGCCGGACAGCTTGCCTTTCCCGGAGGGAGAAAGGACCCGGGAGATTTTTCTCCGGAGGATACGGCATTGCGGGAACTTGAGGAAGAGCTTGCGATCGGACGTTCCAGTGTCCGCCTCTACGGTGTTCTTCCTTTCGAGTTTGCCTATTCCAGCGATTTCGTCATTGTTCCTCTCTGGGGAGAGGTGACGGGGATTTCTTCCCTTAAAACGCTTCGGCCGGCGACAAAGGAAGTGAAGACCGTGCATTTTCTTCCGCTTTCGTCGTGTCTTCGCCCAACGCGATTCGTATGGAGATCCGGAAGATCGGGAAGGCATTTCTATCCCGTTTATGCCGCCACAGAGGAAAAAGAACTTTGGGGAGCCTCCGCCCGAATGCTGTACAGTCTCCTGCGTCCTTTATGCACCGGGGAGATCCTTTCGTCGTGGCACTGATTGGAGCTCACGTCTCCATCGCCGGAGGTTTGTTCCGTGCCCTTGAGCGCGGAGAAGCGCTAGGGTGCGAAGCGATCCAAATTTTTACCAAAAACCAGCTCCAGTGGAAGGCTTCACCTCTTTCATTCCAGGAGTGCGAACGTTTTTTCTCCGCGTGGAGAAAAAGTTCCATCAAGGAAGTCGTTGCCCATGCGTCGTACCTCATCAACCTCGCTGCGGAGGGAAGCGTGCACAAAGACAGCGTTGACGCGCTTTTGCTTGAAATGGAACGTTGTGACCATTTGGGAATCGGGAAACTGGTCCTGCACCCCGGCAGCAGCAAGACCCGTTCGAAAGAGGACGGCCTCGTCTCCGTCGCGGATGGGCTAAAAAGTGTCCTCGAAAAGAGCGTGCGGTGCAACGTACAGATTCTCCTGGAGACCATGTCGGGACAGGGGAATACCCTCGGGGGAAGGTTGGAGGATTTTCGTGTTCTCCTTGAAGAGCTGGATTGGGATGCCAGAATCGGACTGTGCCTCGACACCTGTCATATCCTGTCCGCAGGATATGAATTACGTAGTCTCGAGGCATACAAGCGATATCTCGATGCGGTGGAGAAACTGGTGGGAGCGGGGCGAGTCGCTTGTTGGCATTTCAACGACAGCAAAAACGACAAGGGCGAGCGGAAAGATCGTCATGAGCATCTCGGCGACGGCGCTTTGGGATTGACGCCTTTCTC
Above is a genomic segment from Aminiphilus circumscriptus DSM 16581 containing:
- a CDS encoding NUDIX hydrolase, with translation MKRSPGQGWQEAHAGVTRENGAFTEEASPGDLLARLRAVHPPVSTLPWELCTLGPFPLSAVLLPFVRIRGELFLLLEERSDGLRAHAGQLAFPGGRKDPGDFSPEDTALRELEEELAIGRSSVRLYGVLPFEFAYSSDFVIVPLWGEVTGISSLKTLRPATKEVKTVHFLPLSSCLRPTRFVWRSGRSGRHFYPVYAATEEKELWGASARMLYSLLRPLCTGEILSSWH
- the pyk gene encoding pyruvate kinase encodes the protein MRKVKIVCTLGPACGDYDTLRAMAAAGMNVARFNFSHGSYEGHGLNLDQVRNVERELKRPIATLLDTKGPEIRTGRLKNGKSVNLVPGKKMLLIPDDGSEGDESCVGISYAKLADELQVGQDLFIDDGTLHLRVEKIDETEVHCVVLVGGELGERKGVNIPDAELSVPTLTEKDIEDIRWGVAHEMEFIAVSFVRTRADVMEVRRIIEEFQGHMKIIAKIETKQAVQNLEEIAQVVDGMMVARGDLGVEMPTEDVPLEQKRIIDICRSQGKPVIVATQMLDSMIRNPRPTRAEANDVANAVLDGADAVMLSGETAKGKYPVLAVETMSKIVTRVEREMEKWSRHSTIPVATTSVPDAVSHAAVQIAKDMKARSIICLTRSGSTASMVSKYRPACSLLATTPLVRTWRQLALVWGAYSVLKEEAPTAEEALEAGLAAALEEGLVNEGDLVVVTAGVPVGIPGTTNMVQVHTIGRILVKGLSLIRKEAVGHVCKATTPKEALEKMRPGDVLVVRQTDKDYLPAMKKASAIIAEEGGLTSHAAIVALELNIPCVVSAEKAMEVLQDNVLLTVDGSRGVVYQGRVKLH
- a CDS encoding deoxyribonuclease IV, which produces MALIGAHVSIAGGLFRALERGEALGCEAIQIFTKNQLQWKASPLSFQECERFFSAWRKSSIKEVVAHASYLINLAAEGSVHKDSVDALLLEMERCDHLGIGKLVLHPGSSKTRSKEDGLVSVADGLKSVLEKSVRCNVQILLETMSGQGNTLGGRLEDFRVLLEELDWDARIGLCLDTCHILSAGYELRSLEAYKRYLDAVEKLVGAGRVACWHFNDSKNDKGERKDRHEHLGDGALGLTPFSFIVNDERWQNTPCLLETPKSGRGDAGNLQLLRKLRGE
- the dnaE gene encoding DNA polymerase III subunit alpha, coding for MKHPFVHLHVHSEYSLLDGAIRCTDLARRTAEFQSPAVALTDHGAMYGTVEFYEKCLEKNIKPIIGCEVYVDPQGYTCRDKRGRNHHLLLLAANQEGYHNLVKLVSIANTDGFYFKPRIDHELLARYARGLIGSSACLAGEIPSLLLEGDEEGACERASLYQDILGEGNFYLELMHNALSEQALANKGLLRVSERTGIPIIATNDAHYLNAADASWHEVLLCVQTNSTINDPGRYRFGASDFYLRSPEEMWMLFGDELPHALKNTVEIAERCSVSFVFGQYQLPHFSLPEGETLESHLERVAREGLLSRFPEGPGAEYEKRLEYELGVINQMGFAGYFLIVADFINAAKERSIPVGPGRGSAAGSLVAYALRITELDPIRYTLLFERFLNPERISMPDIDTDISDKRRDEVLEYVVQKYGRENVSQIITFDRMKSKAAVKDVARALAIPYAEADKVAKLIPDGVKSISEAVEKSPDLAALRKADAAVANLLDVAGSIEGLARHCSQHAAGVVIAPTAITDIVPVRRIGNDQVVTQFAMEPVEKLGLVKMDFLGLRTLSLIEDTLANIASNGKTVPDVNRIPLDDAATFRLLQAADTMGIFQLESGGMRQLLKRLKPDTFEDIIAVLALYRPGPLESGMVDQYIKRKHGQAPVEYLHPRLEEVLRETYGVILYQEQVMKIASELAGFSLGEADLLRRAMGKKKEDVMLQQKGAFVEGCVAQGVSREKAEEIFDIILVFAGYGFNKSHSAAYALISYQTAYLKAHYRAEFLAAFLSSQIGSKMDVLARYVRAVRESGVQVSPPHVNESGANFTVVDEVIRFGLSAVARVGDTAVEAILAARLKEGPFRSLWNFCNRVDLRVVNRSIVENLVKAGAFDGLGGNRRQLLQVLEEFIRHVQAQEKQGAQRSLFEIAPEDEAPEEPPLPNLDEYSRNELLEFEKETLGLYLSGHPLEQEMARFLRYATCTIEDLAHWTSPDVPATVGGMIVAAQEKYTKRGEPMGILEIEDTNAKIEVVCFPKTWMKAKALAVSGNYVLVLGKIQDRGGLNLLADEVLLLDQAERERAPWMRLHVDSFGLDATRIRDLVRELKGNPGPNPVLLEIAEQGRSTLIRLKDVKVAAQEPFATRLSEMLDGAVEVRV
- the mtrB gene encoding trp RNA-binding attenuation protein MtrB gives rise to the protein MREKETTGAATESVLSDFVLVHALEDGVTVIGLTRGQETRFTHTEKLDKGEVWVSQFTEHTSAMKIRGKALIITKHGSVTSGGREK